TACAATGAAGCAAACGCCAAAATGCCAAAAAGTAGAATAAAGCACAACATAGGGAACAACAAACCAGTATTTACACAGAAACCACGGAGGTGGCAGGCTTTActtaaataacattaacaacaataatCTATACTTTATTCCCACACCTACTCTAACCACTTTCACTCTTTCCCCTTTTCACCCTTTTCCGTCAATGTACCCAATGACTGCCTTCCTTCTACAATGGGAAGTCACACTTTGTGAGgtaatgtagatattgaaatCACTTCATGTAGAAAACATGTTATCTTATCTCGTTTCACACTAACCTACgatgtgtgtaaatataatcCTGTTGTAGACACGTGTTCCACAGCCATACCCCAGAAAAACTTAGGTgtatggaaaagaaaagaagagttAAACACACAGTCTCACAAGCATCCATAAAGACATGAAATAATCAGTTAGCCTACCATGAAATAATCCCTCTCCATTCTGATGTACAGCTGCAATGCTTTGTGGGTTTGCCAATCATCCACTGGAATGGTTTCAACATCACCTGTGACCCCGTCTCTGCGGTAAGAGAATTTCAACGTTGACGAGCTCTCGGTCTCTACAATCAACAGCGCGTCTGCCATTTCGTAGTTCTCGTCACACAGCAGCATCAGCGTAAAtctacacaaaaacaaaacgtttgGAAATTAAAAACCGAACAAAAttgaattgtttgttgtttgatagTACTGTAAAATATTTCGAGTTGATATGTGTACAAGACTTGACAACTGaaagtgtttatatataaaaacaaattccttattttttttagatacCTACATAGACCCTAGTGAGCTATAACCACATGTTGttgaatatattttgaattGAAAACTTCGACAGAaaaatcttccttctcttctttttttttattgatttttttgttgtccaAAGGACTCTTCTGTGAAATTTGAGAATGCGATCATTTTGATACAATGCACACTGTGTTacataaagtaagaaaatgtgAATTACTAATACTTTACTTTCTACGCATTATCTACGATCAGTTTGTAAATAAGAGCATGCAGACAACAGTTCTCATTTGCTTACCTGTGGCCATCTTCTTTGAAGGCTGCATTCACTCCAATTTTCATATCCACATCCAGTGGAAATGGAAGTTCATAAGAGTAGGGAACTGTCAGAGCCTTTAAAAGATTAACGATTGTCAGCTTTTACAAGCTCATGATGACAGCATTTATTCAAAAAGtacttaaatattataatacaattactcatatatatctatatatccgAAAGAAGATGAGCGCCCAGATGAAAGCTGTAAAGTGGAAGCACTCACCATTCTAATGGTAAAGTAGAGTTTACACAAAAACTCAAAGTACACGATGAATTAAATGATTAGTTAACAtcaaaaatcattattaagattatgtacaacaaaatgtaataaaagtaaaGCATGGATTTAGCAGTCCTATGACAACACGTACCATTGTGATGAAGCAGGCAGGCGAGTGTCCAGTCGGTGGCGTGAGAAAGCGGAGGATGTCGCACTTAACCTTCTGTGGCACTGACAGCGACTTTTATACTCTCTTACATCCCACGCGCCTCACATCTGGGTTCTTTGTGGATGTGGGCTGGAGTGGACCACGCCATGGGTGTGTGATGTTTTAGGGGTGTGGTGGGTGTGTTAAGACTGGTCGTGATGTAAGACCGGACTGTTACAGCTGGGAATTCACGAATACTCACAAACACTAAATTCCTGGCGTTGTCATGAAGTAAACTTAAGGAATGTGAGAGTATGGGACCCACAAAGTGGACATAGCGAGGGTCTTTGTGCAGGGTCGAGTGGCGCTCTTCTGAAGAGGAAGCAAGCAAAGGTCAGAACTCAAGGTCCTGCTAGTTTTTCACAGAGATGGTCCTCTTGGTGGTGTGAAATAGTGGTGCAGACACAGATTTAAAGTCTTTCTAAAGTTTATAAAGAATCTTTTGTCTTTAGTATCCGCTTGTCTCTTATCTCTCTTCCACATGAGCACTACCGTCATtactcttactttctctctctctctcaaacagtcacacagaaacacgcaaacacagagactcacacaaacacacgcatacaaacacattgtgtgtgtctgcacTATCGAGAAAGTTTTATACTAAATTTCTGAAGCAAAACTTCCAACGCAGCATTAAGTTATCTTCTTTTAGAATGGGTTGCGGATCGTGAAATAACTTGTAAAGAAGAATCAGCGTTTAGAACCATCAGCAGCTCTAAAGATAACTCTTTTACTATCATGACTTTAATTTAAACACACTCAGAAATTATAAAAGcgtatttgttttaaagatttttgtgaaacatttcaagaaatgaACTAAGAAATGTGGTAGAGAAAtgatattaaaagaaatatgaattaCGTGTACAAGTGTATAGGCTAAGGTACAAGCTGGTGTACATGAGCTCTACCGTCACTACTCTTACTTTCTCAAATGCACACACTTATGATTCTGattcaaatacacacacacaaacagacgttctgtgtgtgcatgtgtcttcACTGGTGAGCTAAAGAGTGTGCTAAAGAAATGATCTTAAACGAAATATATACTATGTGTACAACTTATATGCTTAGGTACAAGCTgatgcaggttttttttttatttcattgaatgTTTCagtgtgtaaccgagtggtgcgttGTGAGGGGAgtcgaacagtgaccacaacaatagtccagcactcaaatcaGAAAGGCAGGAACCTGTCAGCAGTTCATAAGATTtgccttgtaaacaaatatctatACTTCACCTAACAGCTGAATCTGACGACCGATTATCATTCTCCATAAATAACCGTTACATGGGCACGATGTTTATATAAGGGCAGGCATTCCGTCAATCTGTAATTTCTGTCAATGATATTTTGTAGACGCAGCCGTGACAAAGTGTaaagaaaacgaacaaaaatagcaaaatagaCAACGACTCATTGTTTACGTGTCCTCTACGGTGTCAACGATCACCGTAACTAAGAAATATGTTCATGGTATTCACATTGACGTGGAATAGCGTCAAgcaacattaattttaaatgattacACCATATGCGAAATAGTTTCTTCTGCTTGTCTCTCGGCAAGTCGCTGAGATGCGTTTCTTCGTATTCATCATTCCGCTCATATGGTGCGGACCCCCTGCGAAGGGGTTGGTGTACACATCACCACATACAAGTCTGGCTTTCAGATGTCTTGCATTTTATTGCTGCCAGTGACTCTGTTAATAATTTAGCTCACCAgggaagacacacacacacacacagaacgtCTGTTTGTGTGGGTGTATTTGAGAAAGTAAGAGTAGTGACGGTAGAGCTCATGTGGAAGAGAGATAAGAGACAAGCGGATACTTAAGACAAAAGATTCTTTATAAACTTTAGAAAGACTTTAAATCTGTGTCTGCACCACTATTTCACACCACCAAGAGGACCATCTCTGTGAAAAACTAGCAGGACCTTGAGTTCTGACCTTTGCTTGCTTCCTCTTCAGAAATCGGTGTCAGCGCCACTCGACCCTGTACAAAGACCCTCGCTATGTCCACCTTGTGGGTCCCATACTCTCACATTCCTTAAGTTTACTTCATGACAACGCTAGGAATTTAGTGTTTTGAGTATTTGTGAATTCCCAGCTGTAACAGTCCGGTCTTACATCACGACCAGTCTTAACACACCCACCACACCCATAAAACATCACACACCCATGGCGTGGTCCACTCCAACCCACATCCACAAAGAACCCGGATGTGAGGCGCGTGGGATGTAAGAGAGTATAAAAGTCGCTGTCAGTGCCACAGAAGGTAAGTGCG
The sequence above is a segment of the Pomacea canaliculata isolate SZHN2017 linkage group LG6, ASM307304v1, whole genome shotgun sequence genome. Coding sequences within it:
- the LOC112567263 gene encoding uncharacterized protein LOC112567263, which produces MALTVPYSYELPFPLDVDMKIGVNAAFKEDGHRFTLMLLCDENYEMADALLIVETESSSTLKFSYRRDGVTGDVETIPVDDWQTHKALQLYIRMERDYFMITLNGKFTKTYPYNFSMKKVKDIWIDGDITLYNFTPPQQ